From one Oncorhynchus clarkii lewisi isolate Uvic-CL-2024 chromosome 6, UVic_Ocla_1.0, whole genome shotgun sequence genomic stretch:
- the LOC139412427 gene encoding uncharacterized protein: MSEFQARPTEGLTTLLFLSDGVVHIPAILTQDAWETLQEQEDQESMDGEVVSGVTGGAVASPWDMFAPAAELLRTSSASDESITSEPLPLQKSPSLLDPTPQPVTLATFPVATNTQVPTLTHGATQRSGEHSLPPYQKPGPSHSLLPSSGGSSTVSLSTKHQCSGMKLHHSGLTTTLQLPVTEQQDQVEEDVVKRCRKVIKKKSSVQTPEDNDITWEEENMQKNCSLPSWMFETQEVSRIGEGSSCKQKAVAAIAPWRSSNVHSDGTSFSYSYQLCGRISKDLSHLK, encoded by the exons ATGTCAGAGTTCCAAGCCCGGCCGACTGAGGGTTTGACAACATTGCTGTTCCTCTCTGATGGAGTGGTGCACATCCCCGCCATACTGACCCAGGACGCCTGGGAGACTCTTCAGGA GCAGGAGGACC aggAGAGTATGGATGGTGAGGTGGTGTCAGGGGTGACCGGAGGAGCAGTGGCGAGCCCATGGGACATGTTTGCTCCAGCAGCTGAGCTGCTCAGGACCTCCTCTGCATCTGACG AATCCATCACCTCGgagcccctccccctccagaaGAGCCCGTCTCTGCTCGACCCCACTCCACAACCAGTCACCCTTGCAACGTTTCCCGTGGCAACCAACACCCAGGTGCCAACCCTGACCCATGGGGCCACCCAAAGGTCAGGCGAGCACTCCCTTCCTCCTTATCAAAAACCAGGCCCCTCCCACAGCCTACTCCCCTCCAGTGGCGGCTCCTCCACTGTGAGTCTATCTACAAAGCACCAATGCTCTGGCATGAAGCTCCACCACAGTGGCTTAACCACAACACTTCAACTTCCAGTCACGGAGCAGCAGGATCAGGTGGAGGAGGATGTTGTGAAGAGGTGTAGGAAGGTTATTAAGAAGAAGAGTTCTGTGCAGACCCCCGAGGATAATGATATCACCTGGGAGGAGGAAAATATGCAGAAGAACTGCAGCCTGCCCTCCTGGATGTTTGAAACTCAGGAGGTTTCCAGGATTGGGGAGGGAAGCAGCTGCAAACAGAAGGCAGTTGCAGCAATAGCCCCCTGGAGGTCCTCCAAC GTTCACAGTGATGGCACTTCGTTCTCATATTCTTATCAGCTGTGTGGCCGCATTTCGAAGGATCTAAGCCATTTAAAGTGA